The sequence TCACCGACATGATGCCTCTTGTGGGAGAAAATAGAATCATAGTCAAAGAAGGTTGTTATACTTTACAAAAAATCAAAACGGGAGAATTTTCACATCGCCCCGGCTTGGAAAAACTTTTCTCTCAATTGGATTTAGATAAGAAGAAGGTACTCTCCAGAGATCTGGGCTGGAGTATTGGCCCGGCATTAAACGCTGCAGGAAGAATGCAAAAAACGGAAGCGGCACTTGGACTTCTTCTTTCCAACTCGGATAAAGAGGCGGAATCCCTTGCAACGGACCTTCTAAAATTAAACGAAGAAAGAAGAGAAAGAACCAAAAGAAATTTATTCAGGGTAGAAGGTTTCCTAAAAAGGAAAAGAGAAAGGACCGAAAGGCCCATCCTTTTCTGTTATGAGCCCGATTTCGAACCTGGAGTTTCCGGCATTGTAGCCACAAGACTCGTGGAACAATACAAAAGACCTGTTATATTCATTGCGCCCGACCATGGACACGCAAAAGGAAGTGTAAGAGCTTACGGTAGCGAAAATGTACTCAACCTTCTCAAAAAAGCAGAGAATATTTTTCATCAATTTGGTGGTCATAAAGAAGCCGGAGGATTTTCTCTTTCCATAGATCAGATTCCGAAACTTGCAGAAATTCTTTTCCAAGAAGCAGGAAGCTGGCTGGAATCCGAAAAAGTTTCGGGCTTCCAAGAAGAAACTAGAAGTTTAGTAAGTCTCCGTCCCCAAGAGTTAAGAGAAAATTTATATACCGAGCTTGGATTATTCGAACCTTTCGGAATGGAAAATCCTGCTCCATTACTTTCCGTAAAAGGAGCAAGAATACTTTCTTATCGTCCTTTGTCGGATGGTAAACATGCAAGGTTCAAAATTTTGGCCGCTTCCGAATCCGTCCAAGCAATTATCTGGAATAAGGCGGAAGAATTCTCCCAATTATTAAGAGAAAAAGGTGAGTTAGATCTTTGGGGTTGCTTAGAAGAGAACACATTCAGAGGCAAGACTAACCTTCAGTTTGTGATCCAATCCTTTGCGTAGCTAATTATCAGTCTTCCGATTCGTCGGAATCTTGCGAGCTTGCTTCCGGCGCCTGCTTAGACCCTTCTCCGTTTGGGCGACCC is a genomic window of Leptospira neocaledonica containing:
- the recJ gene encoding single-stranded-DNA-specific exonuclease RecJ, giving the protein MPQHGPDFHNLPNSSIQGLTPLQSHVFGTKFGGVSDPTKVLAQNIADLPSPFLLPDMDESIRILQSAVLEKKSILLFGDRDSDGVCSTSLLANFLRGIHPGTLNVKTSSEEDYGLCEPAMKYVREVKPDLLVTLDFGTSNSEEIEELNKEGIQVVVLDHHEIPERIPSSCKLISPKRGDSLYPTEKICTSVIAWKLITAWLYSTLENYNSLVWIPDGETFFSGSLVKNGIKLFKGDKSEAEKHFVGNFIDWPSTSKTQFPEREVFYSQISSSPAIWEQVLKNLDLASIGTITDMMPLVGENRIIVKEGCYTLQKIKTGEFSHRPGLEKLFSQLDLDKKKVLSRDLGWSIGPALNAAGRMQKTEAALGLLLSNSDKEAESLATDLLKLNEERRERTKRNLFRVEGFLKRKRERTERPILFCYEPDFEPGVSGIVATRLVEQYKRPVIFIAPDHGHAKGSVRAYGSENVLNLLKKAENIFHQFGGHKEAGGFSLSIDQIPKLAEILFQEAGSWLESEKVSGFQEETRSLVSLRPQELRENLYTELGLFEPFGMENPAPLLSVKGARILSYRPLSDGKHARFKILAASESVQAIIWNKAEEFSQLLREKGELDLWGCLEENTFRGKTNLQFVIQSFA